CTCAAGAATTCCTACACGTTTTATTTCTGCAACATAGAAAGGGTGATTAGTTAATAGGAAAGTTTTAAGGTTTTCTTCGTTTTTGATTTTATAATCACTAAATAATCTTTTAGTATATTTCAATATTTTAGAATCTCTCTGCCATTTCAATTGAGATTTTTTGAACGTTAATTTAGGGTTAATGCTTTTAAAAATCAATTTATATTGATTACCAAATACCGTGAGAAATAGCCATTTCGCTCGCTTTAGATGATAATCAGAAGTAATAATTAAAAAGCTTTTTCCTAGTTTATATTCATCTATTAAAGTTTTTGTAAAATAAGCATTGCCTATTGTATCTAAAGATTTTGTCTCTTTAATAATCGCTTTTTTGCTAACCCCCCTTTTTACTGCTAAATCTGCCATAAGACTAGCTTCGGTTTTTGCCAAAGGCAACCGATGTTGCCAAGAACCATTACCGCTAAGAATTAGATATTTTGCGTTATTTGTTTTAAAAATATTAACCCCCGCCAATAATCTTTGTACAGATTCTTGAGAAAGCCCACCGCTAGAGATTAGTCCACCCCCCAAAACAATTACTCCGTCTATATTGGGATAAATTATTGTTTTCATTATTTCAATTGAAAACTATTAAGAACTTCATAGAACTGGAAAGCCATATTGTCCCAATCTAATTTAGTGGTATTGAGACTTATGACCCAAGCATCATCCCTTTCCCCCTGAATCACGACAATAATATTTTTTAACTCTATATTATTGTCTTTAGTTTCTGCATCTATCAGATAAGCCGAATTGTTATTAAAGATTGTTTGGCTTTCCGAACGAATAATGGTCTTGTCTTGCAAGCTCTTTATTTTAGCCTCTAAAAGGCTGGCATAGGTTGCCAGTGTTTCTCCTTCTAGCGTTTCATGAGCAATAGAGAGATTAGTTCTATAGTTAATTTTTCGGGCTAAGGGGTCTTGTGAACCATTTTTCACGTATGTTGCTTTAAGGAGAAATGGTTCTGGCGCTGGCTCTTGAGTTTCCCAACCCGGAGGCAACTTTAATCTAAAATAGTTAGTGTCTATTCCCCCTTGTCGAGAAAAAGACGTAGAAGAAAGTATTTTATCATTAAAAACTTTATAGGCTACAACGGCCCCTAGGCTGATTAAAGCCACAGAGAGAATAATGATTAAAATGTTCCTTTTCATAAGCTATGCTTCAGTATAAAACTCTGGTCTTTATTTAGCAAACAAAAAAATAGGCCCCAGAATGCTCTGGGGCTCTAAAATTAGAAGTTACAATAGAGTTCAAGCGGTCGATTTTGCACTTCCGAATAAATAATCAGGTCAACCGCCGAACAATTGCGTTTCAGTTTGGGAAGAATCGACCCGCAAAAGGTGTTTGCATAATGAGGCTTCACTCCCATTATAAACAAACTATCTTTTGGGGTAAACTTTCCCCAAACATTAAAGCAAACAGTGAGAAGCCCGTGGCAGAGTTCCTCGCTATATGTTACCAAGAGGCAGTTGTCTTCAAAAGTGTCTAAAAGAATATCAGGCACACCGCCAGACATCCCTATAGACGGAGAGACTGATTCCACCAAATGAACCTGATTTACTGCTTGTTTCAGGTTCCTATAAAAATGGATGCGGTTTTCAATAGGGTTATCCATAAGAATCACCTATTTAATCACCGCAGTGGCAAATCTGTGGTTGAGTTGTCAGGCTCCAAATTACCCCATAGATTGGTACCAGAGAGACTCTTTCCGGAATTTCCCAGAATTCAGTGTTTTCAAAAACACTGTATTTACTGAAAAACTCTGGAGTCAACTCAAATATAGCGACTCCGAGTTTGCTCCCCCGGCACCCTTTATAATACACACCGAATGACAACTTCGGATTCTCATCTGGCACATAAACCTGCCACTTCAGATGAGAATCTGTATAGAGTTTTTTCAAATCAGAACGCCCTTCCATGGCCTCAAACTTTTCGATGCGTTCTATTGTGGTCATGGATTTAGCTACCCTGAGATTCAGTTTGTTTGTAAAACATAGTGCGCTTACCCCTATCATTAGGGAGATTAGTCCCTCGTTCATTTGTTCACTCATTTGTTACCTCCTATCCTTTCCCATACATTTAGTTGTCACAACTATCAACCCACTGCCATTCATTCAATAAAGTGTGTTACATGGACACCACCTCCTGTTTTCATTGTATAAGTGCTAGACCTTTACCATAACTCAATAATTTTATATCGTCAAGGTGGATAATTAGACAAAAAGACCCCGCTGATATGCGGGGCCCAGTAAATAAATAAAGAGCTAGGTTAGGCTAAGATTCTAGCCGCCATTTCTGCGATAGCTGACCTCTCGGTCTTGACCAAAGTAATGTGACCGACAGTTCCACCATCGCTCAGTCTTAGACCTTTGAATTTCTCGACCACTTTTGTGAGACCACTCGACCCAAAATCAAGAAACGGGTCATCGATTTGCGTCAGGTCTCCATTGATAACTATCTTGGAGCCTTCGGCTACTCGAGTAATTAACATCCTTAGATCGCTTGGCCGCAAGTTCTGTCCTTCCTCCACAATGATAAAGGCATTGTGAATGGAGTCGCCTCTCTCGAAGTTTATGGGTCTTACCTCTAGTATACCTTCGCGCATCATCATTGCGAGGGTATCGCTTACATTAGCATCCTTGCCCTCCAATGAATAGATGCGGCGAATGGCCTCTTCAATGGGACTTCTCCAAGGAGCCATTTTATCAGCCAAGTCACCCTTAAGAAATCCTATCTCCCTTCCCACTTCAATATTAGGTCTAAATACGATAAGTTTATCGTAAAGACCCCTTGTTACCTGGTTCAGACCAGCATTCAAACTTAATAGCGTTTTGCCTGTGCCAGCCTCACCTACCAAAGTAACCAAGATAATTTCTTTGTCATAAAGCAGGTTTTCAGCACAAGCTTGCTCGGGATTGAGAGGGACTATTTTCCCTTTTTGCTTATCCTGAAACCTTACAAACACTATTTCATCCCTATCGGCCTTGTAAATGCCGTAACCAATCTGGTCCTTACTAGTAAGGAAACGAACAAATTGGTTAGAAAATAAGTTTTTTTCGTAAAGGGATTTAGGTAACTGGGAGAGTTTCAAGGAACCCTCATGACAAAGATTATAGAGCAGAGACTGCTCCTCCTCTTTTAACTCAATCTGTATCAGACCAGTATAAAGATCTTTCATATCGCTAATCAGTCTGTCGTGTTCATAATTCTCGGCAGGTATGCCACAAGAGTTAGCCTTAAACCTTAGACTCATGTTTTTGGTCACAATTGCCACTCTGGGTTTGTCACCATCGTAGGGATACCCGTTTATCTTTTTTCTCCAATGGTTGGCAATAGCAAGCAAAGCATTAGTATCATTTTGCTTGATATTAGACGGCAAGTCTTCCCAGTCCTCGCCATCATCATCAACCACTAAAAAACCCTCTCCTGTCGAGACGCCATTTTTCAAACTTCCCCTAGCTTCATAATCGGAAAGCACGCGAATAGCATTGCGAGCTGCTAGCGATTTCTTTTGAGAATCGCTTTCTTTGAGTTTATCTAGCTCCTCTGATGACCGAATTCCCAAAACTACCACATTGTCCTGAAAAGTTTCGATAGCGCGCGCTTCATACATGAGTATGCTTGTGTCTATAATCAGAACGCGTGCCCGCCGAGACATTCGAGACAGATTAAACCCATCATGCCTTACTTCCTTTGTTCCCATTTTTTTACCCCCTTTCTTTCCACTTGTAACAGTGCTGCTGATAGCCAAACGTTTGGCTAATATAGTTAATTTATACAATATAAAATTTAATCTGGCAAGATGTTAGAGTTGCTCGGACAAAGAAAAAAGCAGCTATCAAGACTAATGATAACTGCTTTTAAATGTGCGCTGGAAAAATCCAGTTTCTTCTCAAGGATACCAGTCATATAAAGTCACTGCCTTTCTTCCCATATCAGTTGGCACCGCTCTTCTGATTATCAGATGATAGCAGCGCTCGTCAAAATGGGCCACGAGAAAGGGTAAACTTATTGACCGGTCTAGGATCGTTACCCTGAGGGTATTGTTAGGTTGAGTAAGGACGCCCACCAGCTTTGAGGTGCCATGCAAATCTTTCAGCCGCACGAAAAACAGGCCCTTCCGATAGTCGCTCAATGGCTGACTGCCAAGACACAATGTCAATCGGAGCTCGTCCGCGATCTGTTGCAGGTTTTTCACAAACTGGCAGAAATTAATAGCCGTCGTATCAAAAATAACGTCCTTCACCTTTTCATTGTCATTATGAGCGAAACAACGCACATCTGCGCCTTTCTTGAGAAGGGCTAAACATACCCTTAAAGCAAGTTTATGTTCTGCGTTACAATGAACAATCACCAAATCATTGGTGGGTTGATGAACGATACTAAATAGCATATCCTTCTCGGTCTCTGCCTTTCTTTCTTTTCCCTCGGCCTGCCCTCCCTCTTCGCAAAACATTACTCGACAATGCCTTTCTCCCAGTTTTTGCCAAACGACAGTCCTCTTTTCTACTAAATTAAGCAGTCCCTCTATGTCGTCTATTAACTCATTGCTGTTGGTTCTCATCTCCCGCCTCCTTGTTTGTTTATGGCTAAGCAATTAAGTAAGCGCCACCTAGTGATTCTCACTTAATTGCCTAATAGCTTTGTAAAGAACAACTCGGAGATGATAGCACTTTAATTATTTTTTTCAAGCCTCGCTAAAAGTTTGCAGCCAATCCATATATTCTTTTTGGCGATTTTTGTAAGCATTTGTTTTAAACATTTCTTGCTGCAACTTTTGTGATTGTTCAAAAAATATTTTATCTAATTTAATGGCCTTCTTACTGACTTTGAGGGCAATATCATTAAATCCTAATAAATGTAAGCCCTCTAGAGTCCGTACCCTAGAAAGAGCCACATAACCCATGCCTGGAGTAAAAGAATGGGAAAGGTCTATGAGAGCTTCATCTAAAGTTATGCCCTGACTTTTATGAACAGTCATGGCCCAAGCTAAACGTAAGGGATACTGTTGCACCATAGCCAAAACATTCTTGCCCAGCTCGTCTTCTATCTCCCAACTGGCCAAAGGTACTGTTATATAGCGGCCGTCTCTCGTTAAAACTACCGGATTATTTCCTGGTTCACATTCGCTCACTGTTCCTATAGTGCCGTTCACATAGCCCAAATCAAAATTGTTTTTTAAAAACATCACCAAAGCCCCTTTCTTTAAAACGAGCTCTTCGCTAGCCAAACAACTATTTTTTAAATTCTTGACTAAATGTTCATCGCCATAGCAAGACATCGTATAGCTAACAGCTTTGCCTGGCATGGCTTCCAACTCCTGGTTATTAATCTCGTCAACATTGGCATTGTGGGTGTAGAGCTTGGTGGTTATATGAGAAATGTCTTTTTCTCCCGTTAATGATTTTTTCAGTAAATCTAAAGCCTGACCAAGGACCTGATTTTGGCGAACTGAATCCAAAAGATAAATAAATTTTTTATCCAAATGTCTGTATTGTCCTTCTAAATAGCAAATTTTAAAATTGGCTGTTTTCCAGAGGAGGGACTCGCATACGAAAGAATCTTCTTTTCCTACTGGCGGCAATTGAAAGAAATCTCCACCCAAAATTATTTGCATACCGCC
The sequence above is drawn from the Candidatus Paceibacterota bacterium genome and encodes:
- a CDS encoding YdcF family protein, with protein sequence MKTIIYPNIDGVIVLGGGLISSGGLSQESVQRLLAGVNIFKTNNAKYLILSGNGSWQHRLPLAKTEASLMADLAVKRGVSKKAIIKETKSLDTIGNAYFTKTLIDEYKLGKSFLIITSDYHLKRAKWLFLTVFGNQYKLIFKSINPKLTFKKSQLKWQRDSKILKYTKRLFSDYKIKNEENLKTFLLTNHPFYVAEIKRVGILEEEEKRYKVNFINI
- a CDS encoding PhoH family protein, whose amino-acid sequence is MYKLTILAKRLAISSTVTSGKKGGKKMGTKEVRHDGFNLSRMSRRARVLIIDTSILMYEARAIETFQDNVVVLGIRSSEELDKLKESDSQKKSLAARNAIRVLSDYEARGSLKNGVSTGEGFLVVDDDGEDWEDLPSNIKQNDTNALLAIANHWRKKINGYPYDGDKPRVAIVTKNMSLRFKANSCGIPAENYEHDRLISDMKDLYTGLIQIELKEEEQSLLYNLCHEGSLKLSQLPKSLYEKNLFSNQFVRFLTSKDQIGYGIYKADRDEIVFVRFQDKQKGKIVPLNPEQACAENLLYDKEIILVTLVGEAGTGKTLLSLNAGLNQVTRGLYDKLIVFRPNIEVGREIGFLKGDLADKMAPWRSPIEEAIRRIYSLEGKDANVSDTLAMMMREGILEVRPINFERGDSIHNAFIIVEEGQNLRPSDLRMLITRVAEGSKIVINGDLTQIDDPFLDFGSSGLTKVVEKFKGLRLSDGGTVGHITLVKTERSAIAEMAARILA
- a CDS encoding PIF1 family DEAD/DEAH box helicase, which translates into the protein MTQEEALAVLKCGYNVFITGAAGSGKTYLLKKYIDYLRTHGVGVGVTASTGIAATHLDGTTIHSWSGLGIKETLTEDELKKLSRKPYLKERFKKTHVLIIDEVSMLSQEQFESLDLICRKLKKNEEPFGGMQIILGGDFFQLPPVGKEDSFVCESLLWKTANFKICYLEGQYRHLDKKFIYLLDSVRQNQVLGQALDLLKKSLTGEKDISHITTKLYTHNANVDEINNQELEAMPGKAVSYTMSCYGDEHLVKNLKNSCLASEELVLKKGALVMFLKNNFDLGYVNGTIGTVSECEPGNNPVVLTRDGRYITVPLASWEIEDELGKNVLAMVQQYPLRLAWAMTVHKSQGITLDEALIDLSHSFTPGMGYVALSRVRTLEGLHLLGFNDIALKVSKKAIKLDKIFFEQSQKLQQEMFKTNAYKNRQKEYMDWLQTFSEA